The Mytilus trossulus isolate FHL-02 chromosome 3, PNRI_Mtr1.1.1.hap1, whole genome shotgun sequence genome contains a region encoding:
- the LOC134712524 gene encoding sperm axonemal maintenance protein CFAP97D1-like, whose protein sequence is MHRSYNSILPTHNRLLQKKWDDTYYNEHRQKVYTAKPMVDTRAPPTYMHLHLKLKKLQLEEERLATIERDNRILLEKMSYIMRTRGRVDNRNNYEYRSLNREKRQRELLRLTRENQSILGRITQRKPEYSADSWARQWEDDQKFMDNISHFPKNWWLMKEDTNVQNKNKKKEKSTMGKQEEVKENSRPGSAGSTKVVDENEEQKTKEEQKTKA, encoded by the exons ATGCATCGGAGTTATAACTCAATTTTACCTACTCATAATAGGCTTCTTCAAAAGAAATGGGATGATACCTACTACAATGAACACAGACAAAAG GTTTATACAGCTAAACCAATGGTTGACACAAGAGCTCCACCAACATATATGCATCTTCATTTAAAACTTAAGAAGCTTCAG ttgGAAGAGGAAAGACTAGCCACAATAGAAAGAGATAACAGAATTTTACTAGAAAAGATGTCCTATATAATGAGAACTAGAGGAAGAGTTGATAATAGAAATAATTACGAATACAGAAG tttaaatAGAGAAAAACGTCAGAGAGAACTCTTACGTTTGACCAGAGAGAACCAGTCAATATTAGGGAGAATAACCCAAAGGAAACCAGAATATAGTGCTGATTCATGGGCCAGACAATGGGAAGATGACCAGAAATTTATGGATAATATTTCTCATTTCCCTAAAAACTGGTGGTTAATGAAG GAGGATACAAATgtacagaataaaaataaaaagaaagaaaagtcAACAATGGGCAAACAAGAAGAAGTTAAAGAAAATTCCAGACCTGGTTCAGCAGGATCGACAAAAGTTGTAGATGAAAAtgaagaacaaaaaacaaaagaagaacagaaaacaaaagcATGA